From one Sardina pilchardus chromosome 6, fSarPil1.1, whole genome shotgun sequence genomic stretch:
- the clstn3 gene encoding calsyntenin-3, which yields MDRMNFLSFLLLCLTSVAHGNKANKHKPWIETEYQGIVMENDNTVLLNPPLFALDKDAPLHYAGEICGFKIHNGPSGSGSAQFEAVVLDRSTGEGLVRSKEPLDCESQREHSFTIQAYDCGEGPDGANTKKSHKATVHVRVNDVNEFSPVFVERHYEASVPEGRLFDRIVKVEALDADCSPQYSQICFYEIATRDVPFAIDNDGNIKNTEPLDSKRQRVHTFWVTAYDCGKRRAQADAQVTITVKPSCKPGWIGWTKRVEYTPGSGSIPLFPSLHLETCEETVWNIQATVELQTGHIGKGCDRDSYSDRSVRRLCGAVRGEVDLLPPPSPAANWTAALPTLPSSDSSLVFSFNGSSHVAVVPDAVVSGVSGNHFTLQLWMRRGGANTQASASQARSFRKEEETIVCSTVKNDDSYSHYSLSVHGCRLSLLYWADVSADRPVKFLWKLEQVCDSEWHHLSLSVQFPSVTLYVDGVTFDPARIHDNGAIPNPAPHQRMVIGACWEPEEKQKEILNNTIPEGRDTVKYVGGYRGLLSGVTVRPGSVEPHSVVECLYACREGLDFGDLETLGSGMKVHVNPSQSVLVLEGDDIESFNRAVQQVTYRNSLRFATPGVRPLKLTTSLRCFNEESCLALRALEGYLVVLQPDAPQISLSGVGPHLARPAPEFEGPRGVPLFPELRIVCSLSHAVNTAAQGMEGGALMSDAVAHTLDGCEVQPLGEELNPEKEELLVDMEAIKERGLDIINTTAYIAITGAESISVYEDVLRSIHYRLAKGSARFERRFRLSCSEMNGRYTSNELTLEVNFLHSLDSLYHPSHLLASQQQFLHPSHHTGELSGHTLPNPHRNSVVPGAATVIIMVCVGFLVVMVILGVFRIRSIHRRGEGARGGDKEGSSQWDDSALTIIVNPMESYESQMGISADTEGEGDEDEEVADSPDDGSDDQRIIIKKDGRDAARRY from the exons ATGGACAGAATgaattttctctcctttctcctcctttgcTTGACTTCGGTTGCCCATGGCAACAAAG CCAATAAGCACAAGCCATGGATCGAGACAGAGTATCAGGGCATCGTCATGGAGAACGACAACACCGTTTTGCTCAACCCTCCGTTGTTTGCCCTGGATAAGGACGCCCCTCTTCACTATGCTG GTGAGATATGCGGGTTTAAGATCCACAACGGTCCCAGCGGTTCCGGCTCGGCTCAGTTCGAGGCTGTGGTTCTGGACCGCTCCACGGGAGAGGGTCTGGTGCGCTCCAAGGAGCCTCTGGACTGTGAGAGCCAGCGGGAGCACAGCTTCACCATCCAGGCCTACGACTGCGGAGAGGGTCCCGACGGAGCCAACACCAAGAAGTCTCACAA GGCCACGGTTCATGTGCGTGTGAATGACGTCAACGAGTTCTCGCCCGTGTTTGTGGAGCGCCACTACGAGGCCTCGGTGCCAGAGGGGCGCCTCTTCGACCGCATCGTCAAGGTGGAGGCCCTGGACGCCGACTGCTCACCTCAGTACAGCCAGATCTGCTTCTACGAGATCGCCACACGCGACGTGCCATTCGCCATCGACAACGACG gaAACATCAAGAACACCGAGCCTCTGGACTCCAAGCGCCAGCGCGTCCACACCTTCTGGGTGACGGCGTACGACTGCGGCAAGAGACGTGCCCAGGCTGATGCCCAGGTTACCATAACGGTCAAGCCGTCCTGCAAGCCTGGCTGGATCG GCTGGACCAAGAGGGTGGAATACACACCTGGCTCTGGCAGCATTCCACTCTTTCCAAGCCTCCACCTGGAGACATGCGAGGAGACTGTCTGGAATATTCAGGCCACCGTAGAGCTGCAGACTGGACACATTGGCAAGGGCTGTGACCGAGACAGCTACTCTGACCGCTCCGTGCGCAGGCTCTGTG gtgCCGTGAGGGGAGAAGTCGACCTACTCCCGCCTCCTTCCCCAGCAGCCAATTGGACAGCAGCTTTGCCCACGCTGCCGTCCTCCGATTCGTCCCTGGTCTTCTCTTTCAACGGCTCGTCCCATGTCGCCGTGGTCCCCGACGCGGTCGTCTCGGGGGTGTCCGGGAATCACTTCACCCTCCAGCTGTGGATGCGTCGGGGAGGCGCCAACACGCAGGCGTCCGCCAGCCAGGCCAGAAGCTTCcggaaggaggaggagaccaTCGTCTGCAGCACGGTCAAGAACG ATGACTCCTACTCCCActactctctgtctgtgcacgGCTGCCGCCTGTCCCTCCTCTACTGGGCCGACGTCTCTGCTGACCGGCCCGTCAAGTTCCTCTGGAAGCTGGAGCAG GTCTGTGACAGCGAGTGGCATCACCTATCCCTCAGCGTGCAGTTCCCCTCTGTCACGCTTTACGTGGATGGGGTGACCTTCGACCCTGCTCGTATCCATGACAACGGTGCCATCCCCAACCCTGCCCCGCACCAGCGAATGGTCATCGGTGCTTGCTGGG AGCCCGAGGAGAAGCAGAAGGAAATTCTGAACAACACCATTCCTGAGGGGAGAGACACAG TGAAATACGTCGGCGGTTACCGAGGCCTGTTGTCGGGGGTGACGGTGCGGCCAGGAAGTGTGGAGCCCCACAGTGTTGTGGAGTGCCTGTACGCCTGCCGCGAGGGGCTGGACTTTGGGGATCTGGAGACGCTGGGCTCGGGCATGAAG GTGCATGTGAACCCCAGTCAGTCCGTGCTGGTGCTGGAGGGAGATGACATTGAGAGCTTCAACCGCGCCGTGCAGCAGGTCACCTACAGGAACTCTCTTCGCTTCGCCACACCTGGGGTGCGACCCCTCAAACTCACCACCTCCCTTAG GTGTTTCAACGAGGAGAGCTGTCTCGCGCTCCGGGCTCTGGAGGGCTACCTGGTGGTCCTGCAGCCCGACGCGCCCCAGATCTCCCTGTCCGGCGTGGGGCCTCACCTGGCCCGGCCCGCCCCTGAGTTCGAGGGGCCCCGTGGAGTGCCCCTCTTCCCCGAGCTGCGCATCGTCTGCTCCCTCTCCCACGCGGTCAACACCGCCGCCCAGGGcatggagggtggag CTCTGATGTCAGATGCCGTGGCCCATACCTTGGATGGATGTGAAGTCCAGCCCTTAGGGGAGGAGCTAAACCCAGAGAAGGAGGAGCTTTTGGTTGATATGGAAGCCATCAAGGAGAGGGGACTGGACATCATAAACACAACAGCCTATATTGCCATCACAG gTGCTGAGTCGATCTCAGTGTATGAGGATGTCCTGCGCTCCATCCATTACCGGCTGGCTAAGGGCTCTGCTCGCTTCGAGAGGCGCTTCCGCCTGTCCTGCTCAGAGATGAACGGACGCTACACCAGCAACGAGCTCACTCTGGAG GTGAATTTCCTGCACTCTTTAGACAGCCTGTACCACCCCTCCCACTTGCTGGCCTCCCAGCAGCAGTTCCTGCACCCCTCCCACCACACCGGGGAGCTGAGTGGCCACACACTGCCCAACCCTCACCGCAACTCAG TGGTCCCAGGCGCAGCCACGGTCATCATCATGGTGTGTGTAGGGTTCCTGGTTGTCATGGTTATTCTGGGAGTGTTCCGAATCCGTTCCATCCATCGCCGTGGCGAGGGGGCCAGGGGCGGGGATAAAGAGGGAAGCAGCCAGTGGGACGACTCTGCCCTCACCATCATTGTCAACCCCATGGAG tCCTACGAGTCTCAAATGGGAATATCGGCTGacacagagggggagggagacgaGGACGAGGAAGTGGCGGACTCGCCCGACGATGGCAGCGATGACCAGAGAATTATCATCAAAAAAGATGGCAGGGATGCTGCTCGGCGCTACTGA